In the genome of Daucus carota subsp. sativus chromosome 9, DH1 v3.0, whole genome shotgun sequence, the window ATTGTTATGATTAGTGGTATTCTAAAAATACTAAAGAGTATATGTTGTATATGTTATTTATAGCTTGTGCAACATTATCTTCTCGCGAtgtgaaaatgaaaaatattttttaataacttGGCCTAGATGGATAGAAATGAATAATCAAATACATATCTTGACGTCTGAACACATTAACATGCTGACCCATCACCATGGGTGGATCGGAAGGGCTTGAGGCTTTAagtatcaaataaaaaattaatagtaaaattaaaatttatatatacaaaagcaccttctaaattttttaattgtgTATAGTAATAGTTTTGATATGTCTGatcttatattaatataaaaaattatcaatttttgagattattttttcaataataattaaatttctatTTATCAAATCCTCAATCCACATTCATCGTTGTACTGATTTGATACACAatcataatttcatatttttagaaaatttatcAAGACTCACACAGCAGAACACGAGATAAAAGCAATGAAAACCACATAGTACATATATGTGTTCAAGTCATGCTCGTAAAAAGTGGGAATCAAATTTGAGTGTAACCggtaaatttatataaaaaaattgaaaaaaatattataaaattatttatctgtaattttataaaaaaatattagtccATGCAtgatttaaaaagaataaatttattcttttaaatttgtgCAATCAACTTTAATTTTAAGCAATCATGAGGATCCGTTTAGCAAAGTGCACAAATTTAGCATGATAGTATGATACAAATATCATTACATTATTAATACTATCAAAACTGCTCTAAGTTCTAACGGACTAATTACACTTACCACCTACTCAATTTCTCAGCATCCCATTTCTGCACATTGTGTAGCTCAGAGAAGCTTCAGCAATGGCTGTCAACAGAGGAGCTCTTCTCATAATGACTTGTTTCAGCTTAAGGCCTCTCAGTGTAAGCCCTTGTTCTCTTTCATCCTCTCTTTTTCGTTCTCATTTTCTTCCTTTCTCTACTAAACCTAACCCTAATTCACAATTTAAAGCCCCCTTTATTCCTTCTCCATCCACCACTCATCCCAAACTTAAACAATTACTCCATCATAAATCTAAAGTTGGTTTCGACAAACTCGACGATGCTCTTCTTGTGTTCGATAAAATGCTCCGTCTGAAATCTAGGCTTTCTGTTGTGCATTTCACACAACTGTTAACCGCCCTCGTTCGAATGGAAGAGTACTCTATTGCCGTCTCCATGTTTAGAGAATTCCGTGTTTTAAGCATTCCTGTTAATATTGTTACCTTTACTACTGCCATACATTCATGTTGTCATTTGAACACACTTGATTATGCCTTTTCATTGCTTGCTGTAATCATCAAGAGTGGTCATGTCCCCAATGTTGTGACCTACAACACTCTCATCAAGGGCCTTCTATCTCAAGACAGGCCTTTGGAGGCTGGGGATTTGTTTAAGAAGCTTAtcatatttcaagaaattcagcCCGATGTAGTTATGTATAGCACCATCATTGATGGTCTCTGCAAAACTTCAAATACCTCCATGGCTCTCAAGTTGTTAAGAAAGATGGAGGAGATAGGTTGTAACCCCGATGCGGTAACTTATAACTCGATCATTGATTCTTTGTGCAAAGAGAGACGAGTCGATCATGCATTGGTTCTTGTGTCTGAAATGACTGACAAAGGCATATCACCTAATGTTATAACCTATAGCACGCTACTTCAAGGTCTTTGCAGCTCCGGCCGATGGGAGGACACTGAGAGTTTGTTAACTGAGATGGGTGTTAGTAAGATCTCTCCAGACTTGCACACCTATAATATATTAGTTGATGCATACTGCAAAGAAGGGAGGACAAAACTTGCTCAAGATGTTATTGAAATTATGATCAAGAAAAGTGTACCTCCTGATGTAATCACCTACAACACACTAATGAATGGATTTTGTTTAAGAGGCAACACTGACAAGGCATTAGAGGTGCTGAATACCATGAGGAGTAATGAGATATGGCCAGACTGTTATAGCTATAACATTCTGATTGATGGTCTCTGCAAGAACAGAAAACTTGACGAGGccagaaatatttttgataagctTGCTTCGAGAGGTTTGCAACCCAATGTCATAACACACAACATAATGATCAGAGGACTTTGTCAAGAAGGGTTATTTGAGGAAGCAAAGGAATTACTTTCTAAAATGGAAACGGGCATTTGTCTGCCTGATGCTGTGATTTATAATACGATCATCCGTGGAAGtcttttgaataaaagataTGGAGAAGCAGTTGTACTGATAGAGAACATGCGAGCTCGTAAATTCTCAGAAGATGCATCTACCACGTCCATGGTACTAGACCTATTATCTAAAGAAGAACAAGACCCCTCCGTTCTTGCTTTCTGCAAATGGTTTTTGCAATAGGTACTGAAGTTTATGGTTCATTGTTATGTATTGTCGTCTTTTAACTTCCTCGAGCTCTCTGCTGTAGTAATATGTTTTACTGAGCAAAGAATTATTCTAATTAGCAAATAGCAATGTAAAGGGTTCCATCAGTTAAGAATATGTTTTTTGGAGGCATATCATATAAGGGACTCAGACTGTTCCCATCATTTCCATGAACGAAAATGTTTTTGTGGTGATTACTTGTATGAAGTTCTTATATGCGTTTCCTCTCCAATTTATATCTTGGTCAAGAGAATGGAGGGCTCCATTTCTTAACTCATTGGTGTACGATTTAGACATTGCAAAATCAAACTCCGCTTGCACCCTTCCCACTTTAATGTGAAGATGTAAGATCACAGTCTTCCTGCTTTGTTATGGCCCCTGCCTCCCATGACAGTTAAACAGGAGCACAATGCACAATGGCACTGAGATACATTGAAGGTATGTCAAAACTTTTTTCTTTTGACAATTACATGGCCCAGTAGAAATAGTGTATACtgcaatattaataaaaaaatgcaaTCGATAAGTAAACAGAATGGAAGGCAAATTCAGTTTTCTTATACTGAATTTTGGTTCTTATTATCATATACCAAAGTAATATGTGACAAAATCAAATCCTTTGATccttaaatatttctttaatatcGGCTCTTGGAGTGTTTACCTCATCCTATCAGTTTCTGGTGCAATATTTATTGTTGTATTGAAGCAATGACTGATATATCGTGACATTTAAATGCTATGATCCCTAAACTGACAGATCATTTCATACTCTGAGCACCACAATTCCGAACAAATTTACCCAGCTAATAGCGAATGTACTATTGCTTGATGAAATACTTATATCGAATTAATGTACACTTTGGGCTATTTTGCAGGCTTAtactcttatgttgtgtttggttggggtgaatgattccggaaagaatggaatgaaaaattaactATATTATGGGCAATTGTTAACAAGTTTCATTCAtttctccattccattccttacattatgtgctagagatcatacattcaatttgagatggaatgctccattctctcctacccccaatttcttctcaaatctcatcatagcaattttgcccTCACTTACATTTATTCCAAAATTTCCCTCCTATCTCTATTAATTAcaagtaattttactcattcTATTCCATTCtatccaaccaaacacaacattagaaaTAGAAGCAGAAGTTGTGATGTCAAAGTCGATATAAATAACTTTTCGAATTGTGCTAAACTTTTCTTCGTTTGGTTTATTTTTGCGCAAAAGTTCAAGAATATGCAGAAAACGCAGGTAAACTGGCATTCTCTAGTATACTTATCTACAATTTTGTGCCTATATAGTCTGGAGTaaaaataaatgatgtgtagTACTAGACTTCAGATGCTGCCAATTGTCAGCAGCTGCatctttaattaatatcattagTCATTAGCATCAAACGACATCCATCCGTTATAGTTTTGCGATATCAAGAAACTGGGAGCCAAAAGTGTTGTTTAGTAAATATGCACTATGCTGAAGATGACTTGTGAGAGTGTGTTTGCACAAGTAGTAATCACGAGTTTCTAGTTCATAAAAAATTCTGATGGAACTTGTTTACAGTGTTCGGAGTAACCTGCAATTGTCATATTCTTCTTcttatctacttctatatattaaaggaGAACCAGGGGCAAAAAGAGCAAAAATAATACCTGTGAATTTCCGTATATACCCTCGGTTTTTACAGAATTTTGATCATACCCTCAACTATTATACCGGATTATACCCATGTTTTCTAGACCCGAATAGTAGCCTGATCGTTTTTAGCTCAATACTCCTCATTTTCTTCACGATCTATAATAGTTTCTCAGTATGTATATTGTCATGATGTTTGGTTTAGCATAAGTATTCTTGTGACCCACGATTTCTGTTTTGTGATGGGTTGCCTATCGTAGATTGGGTCGCAGAGAAAAGGGATTGAACAATATCAATTGGGTTTACGAGGCACACCATTCTTCCAATGGATGGTTTCCCTAAAAAACTTGGCAGGAGAAGTTGTACCTGATCAAAGACATTCGATATTTAAAGCGAGGGATAATCTTGTGTTTCTGAAACGCTGGTTCTTCAATTTTCCTTTACAATCATATCATCCACTGTTTTCTGTGTAAGAGATTAAAATGATTAACCGGCTATATTTTCAGTGCCACAGTGGGGGGTATACTAGACAGAGCCATTGAAGCAGAGGGCTGAAAGCATGGAGATTTTATAAGGCTGGTAAGGTTTTGTAGcctatgtattattattttcttcttcTGTATTACTCAGTGTTGTTTTCATCATTTCCTGCTTAAACTTCCAAATGTGCAGGATCAAGTTTCAAATTGTTGTCCTGGCTTATTAGGCACAAATCACTTGATTATTTTGTTGATAAGGAGCTGGAGGAAATGatcagaataaaatattatgacgCACTCCATTCCCcgttcaagaatgaaaccaatTAAGATGTTGACAAACATCTTTTCTCAATTTAAGCCTaatttttactccctccgtcccaccaggttctttacgttacttttcggcacgcattttaagactcttataaaatatagttctataatgtgtttttttataaaaaaaatcctgaaaaaaagtttgaggtttaaacttttattcaaaaaaaaataatttaaaaaaacgttattgaactatactttataagagcctcaaaatgcgtgcaaacagtgaacgtaagcttcctgctgggacggagggagtatctgttAACAAGAACAAGTGAATTCAATTTATATGTAGATTATGTAGGTAAGTGGTTATGCCATACTTCTATTTTTGTAACTTGCTATCCTCTAACTCGAGCTTCATTTCATTACCTTGCAGCAACAGAAAAAGCCCAGAATATATATTGGATGCATGAAGTCTGGTCCAGTCCTTGCCCAAAAGTAAGTCTATTTGTAAGCTAAACATCTTtagatttttcttattttcttataCAAGTATATGGGTGAAAGGTttctaatattaaaatcaaattattaatcCTAATATAGTAGATGCCAGTAGTCTTAGCTATAAAAAGCAAAGTTAAATACATCTACTGATTAAAACTGTTAAGTTTTAAAGGTCTCGCAAGGACTACTGCAGTAGAATCTGACCGGATTGTCGGTGAGTTTCTGCAGCAGTTGTAGGAAAAATATGTAAAGGGTGAAATTGAAGATATATTAGGGGAAGTTGCATGGACTAGGGGTCCAAATGCGATACAGTGAGTTCTTGTTTACTTAAGATTGCAATTAAATCCCAAATAACTTGTTTGACCACTTCACTGGTAGGACATTGGACAAAACTATATCAAATTATGGAGTAAGGCTCGCTGCAGCTAGAGCAGCGCAGGACTCTATTTTAAGTGGTTCTCCGGAACCAGCAGTTTATATGTATACAGTACTATACCAAATTGCCAAATATAGCAGCAGTTTAGGTGGACACCTGTTTATAGCATGTGCTGGATGGTAAGTTTGTCACCTTCTTTTCCTATGCTAACTCTATACATgatacattttataaaaatagaaatgtacGTTTTATTTCGAGCTTAAATATCAACAGCGTTTGTATTTGGACCTCCATTTTACTTTTCTTCTAGCAATGTTCAATGCTGGCAGTATCATCAGTAGATTCACCAGGACTGCTGATGAACTCTTTGGCATGTTGATTGTTTTTCTATTCATCCAACAGGCCATCAAAGTAGTGTTTAGAGCCAGAAACAAGATATAGTCATTGTTGGACATGGAATTGCAGGCCTGGCTACTGCTACACAGGTTACAAAATTCAAGATTCTGTATATTCCCTTCTGCCAGTATGTTATTGTATGCATGCAAACCGTAAAGTTACCTAAAAACTTAGTTGTTGGAACTAGATAAGAAATTTaaattcagattttattacTCTTACATTTCTTGTAGAGCTAGCTGGGTGAAGAAACTGGTTTGTGGAATGTTGTTTTTGACTAAATTTCATAATCAACTCGGATGCAAGTGTGGCCCCAGTTCTTACACATGTTATGTATAAGACCTCTACTTACAATGTAAAGATGCTGTTCATTTAAACCGGACATTTGGTACTTCTACAATGACAGTCTCACTCGATAGTTCAGCACATAGTAGGCTTCAGCAATAAAGTCCAAGAAAATAGGAATGCAAATCTAGCTTAAGATGACATTCACACATCTATAGTCTATAcacttaagagcaagtccaatgctagatgctatatatctattgctattgctataatatagcaccaaaaagtgttttttggtgctaaaataaaacttgcactccaatgctaagttctataactagtttcaaattcaaccaactcattaacttttacctaacttctatatagaaccaactctttaacttttacctaactcattaactagtttccaatttctatttattgatgatgtggcaacatggatggatccatccttggtttcaaatatagaaccaaggatgcatctatgcatggatgcattTAAATATAGCTCCCCTTTGGagttgattttttttacttttgatgctataatatagcaatagaaccaagtatagcattgcattggagttgctctaaaagaGTAATCAAGTTTGCTGAAATTGATTACGTGCGTCAAAAAAAAGATACTAGCCTCCACATTGCTGATGATCTGGTAATGGGTATATAACTACACAAACAATAATATCCTCTTATAATTATTTACTTGCTTAGAAATTGAATATGGAGATGTGGAATTGGGGTTTGATTTAATTAGGGGAAGAGCGAAACTTAGCCTAAAAGATAAGTGGAGGAGAGCGACAAGTAGTCTTAGTGTTAAAGAGATGATGATCTTCTGCGCAGAGAGAGTTGATCTCAAGAATATGGATGTTCAGTTAGAGAAGCACTTGAATAGGATTCCGTCAATTAACTTGTAACCATATTTGCCTCTGCCTAAAGAAGATTGGGAGCTTGATCTATGTAAGCTGGAGATAAAATACTATAAAGCTCTAGGCACTTTTGATCCTGTATATAGGGGCACATATGAGGAAACAGATGCTACCTTTCAAGAAtttatttgtgattttttttggtTATCTAACTTGTGTTTTCTTACCATTCTCGCATTCTCTTTGTAATATGTTTCAGCTACTCTAATACAATTGGATGCATTAGttctctttttaagaaaattgtcTTTCAAAGTAGTTGGGATAAATTGAAGCTTGCTATTGTTTTGTATGATTACTTTTTATacctttttatttaattatctgaAAGATCTCACCAAACTTCGTCATTCTTATATCACAGTGAAGCTGCTGGATTGGGGAGAGGACGGGAAGGCCATTAGTGCAGAAACTGCAGCTGTGATGTAATCGTATTTAGAGAAGGATCAATTACATTTAACATACGGTAAATCTAATT includes:
- the LOC108202692 gene encoding pentatricopeptide repeat-containing protein At1g62670, mitochondrial-like, translated to MAVNRGALLIMTCFSLRPLSVSPCSLSSSLFRSHFLPFSTKPNPNSQFKAPFIPSPSTTHPKLKQLLHHKSKVGFDKLDDALLVFDKMLRLKSRLSVVHFTQLLTALVRMEEYSIAVSMFREFRVLSIPVNIVTFTTAIHSCCHLNTLDYAFSLLAVIIKSGHVPNVVTYNTLIKGLLSQDRPLEAGDLFKKLIIFQEIQPDVVMYSTIIDGLCKTSNTSMALKLLRKMEEIGCNPDAVTYNSIIDSLCKERRVDHALVLVSEMTDKGISPNVITYSTLLQGLCSSGRWEDTESLLTEMGVSKISPDLHTYNILVDAYCKEGRTKLAQDVIEIMIKKSVPPDVITYNTLMNGFCLRGNTDKALEVLNTMRSNEIWPDCYSYNILIDGLCKNRKLDEARNIFDKLASRGLQPNVITHNIMIRGLCQEGLFEEAKELLSKMETGICLPDAVIYNTIIRGSLLNKRYGEAVVLIENMRARKFSEDASTTSMVLDLLSKEEQDPSVLAFCKWFLQ